The window GCAGCTGCAACTCAATGTCACAGACAGGAAAACGGGCAAAACATCGACGATAGAAGTGTCGGGTTTACAAACACAGTCAGCCGATTTCTAAGCTATAGCTACGAAAGGAAAAAATCATGCAGCGCTTACTTATTTTGGTTGCAATATTCTTACTCAGCGGATGCTTAACAGCCCCGCCACAAGAAGCCGCTAAACCGACATTAATGCCGCGTGCCCAAAGCTATAAAGACTTGACGCACCTGCCAATGCCTACGGGCAAGATTTTTGTCTCGGTTTACAACATTCAAGATGAAACGGGTCAATTTAAGCCTTACCCGGCAAGTAACTTCTCAACGGCTGTCCCGCAAAGTGCCACGGCGATGCTGGTCACCGCATTGAAGGATTCTCGCTGGTTTGTACCACTGGAGCGTCAGGGATTACAGAACTTGCTTAACGAACGAAAAATTATTCGTGCTGCGCAAGAAAACGGTACCGTTGCTGTAAATAACCGTATTCCGCTTCAGTCACTGACCGCCGCAAACGTAATGGTGGAAGGGTCTATCATCGGTTATGAAAGCAACGTTAAGTCTGGTGGGGTTGGCGCGCGTTATTTCGGTATTGGCGCAGACACGCAATACCAACTTGATCAGATTGCGGTCAACCTGCGTGTGGTCAACGTCAGCACGGGTGAAATCCTTTCTTCGGTGAACACCAGCAAAACCATTCTCTCCTATGAAGTCCAGGCTGGGGTATTCCGCTTCATTGATTACCAACGTCTGCTGGAAGGTGAAATCGGTTATACCTCTAACGAACCCGTTATGCTGTGCCTGATGTCAGCCATTGAAACTGGGGTTATTTTCCTGATTAACGACGGGATTGATCGCGGATTATGGGACTTGCAGGATAAGAAACAGGTCGATAACGATATTCTGGTTAAATACCGTCATTTGTCGGTACCGCCGGAATCCTGATACTGAATATGAAAAGACA of the Citrobacter freundii genome contains:
- the csgG gene encoding curli production assembly/transport protein CsgG, whose translation is MQRLLILVAIFLLSGCLTAPPQEAAKPTLMPRAQSYKDLTHLPMPTGKIFVSVYNIQDETGQFKPYPASNFSTAVPQSATAMLVTALKDSRWFVPLERQGLQNLLNERKIIRAAQENGTVAVNNRIPLQSLTAANVMVEGSIIGYESNVKSGGVGARYFGIGADTQYQLDQIAVNLRVVNVSTGEILSSVNTSKTILSYEVQAGVFRFIDYQRLLEGEIGYTSNEPVMLCLMSAIETGVIFLINDGIDRGLWDLQDKKQVDNDILVKYRHLSVPPES